The sequence below is a genomic window from Candidatus Omnitrophota bacterium.
TTCCACAGTCTGCAGAAAACAAGTTAATCAGATAAATGAGCTAAAAAGCCAGGTGTCTTCGCTAAAATCAGAAATACAGTATAAGGATGATCAGATAACCCAGCTGCGTTATTCTGTTAGTCAGGCGCCGAGTGAAAAGTTTGTTGCGTCGCAAGCCGCGGTTTCTATGGGGGCAGCTATTCCTGAAGTGAAATCCCGCCCTAAGGCAAAGCAGATACAGGCTGCCTTGAAGAATGCTGGCTATTATAACGGGCCCGTTGATGGGAAAATCGGCAAAAGGACAAGAAAAGCTATCCGCAACTTTCAGAAAGATAATGGCCTGCAGGTGGATGGCAAAGTCGGCAAGGATACTTGGGCAAAGCTAAAGAATGCTCCGGAAAAGAAAGTAAGCGAGCAGAAAGTAAAATAAGAGTTCAGCTTTCAGTCGTCAGCCTTCAGCTGATAGCTGATAGCTGATAGCTGATAGCTGATAGCTGAAAAACATGTTAACTAAACGTATTATTCCCTGTTTAGACATCAAAGACGGCAGGGTAGTCAAGGGCGTGCGTTTTTTGGGGCTTCGCGATGCCGGGGATCCTGTGGAAGTGGCCCAGGCCTACGATAAACAGGGCGCGGATGAATTAGTATTTCTGGATATTACCGCGAGTTTTGAGAATCGCAAGACGCTGGTTTCTCTGGTAGAGAAAATCGCGCAAAATATCTATATGCCTTTTACTGTTGGAGGCGGGATAAGAAGCATTGAGGATATACGCGATCTTTTAAATGCCGGCGCAGATAAGGTGTCCATAAATACTGCGGCAGTAAAATTTCCTGATCTAGTTAGCGATTCGGCCAGGCGTTTTGGCAGCCAGTGTATAGTAGTAGCGATAGACGCGAAGTCAGAAGTCAGAAGTCAGAAGTCAGAGGTTAGAAAGTGGGAAGTGTATATAAACGGGGGAAGAACTCCCACCGGCATTGACGCGGTAGAATGGGCAAAAAAAGTAGAAGAAGCAGGCGCCGGAGAAATACTTCTAACCAGTATGGATTATGACGGCACAAAAGACGGCTATGATCTAAAGCTGACAAAGGCGGTCACAGGCGCAGTTAATATTCCGCTAATTGCTTCAGGAGGCGCGGGTACTTGTGAGCATATAAGCGATGTTTTTTTAAAGGCTGGCGCGGATGCCGCTTTAGCAGCTTCTGTTTTTCATTATCAGGAATTAACCGTGAAACAAGTTAAGCAATATTTAAGAACGAAAGGCGTAGCAGTAAGATGAATAAAAAATTGTACTTGAAAGATCTGAAATTTGATGATAAGGGTTTGATTCCGGCGATTGTGCAGGATTATAAGACTAATGAAGTCTTGATGGTGGCTTATATGAATTTGGAGTCTGTAAAAAGAACACTAAAGTCCGGCAAGACTTGCTTCTGGTCGCGTTCGCGTAAAGAATACTGGGTCAAAGGCATGACTTCCGGGCATTTCCAATTTGTAAAATCCGTTTGGTATGATTGCGATATGGATGCGCTTTTGGTAAAGGTGCGCCAGGTGGGCGCTGCCTGCCATACAGGGAACAGGTCGTGTTTTTATAGGAGAATCAAGTAAGCGAAAAGCGTAAAGCGAAAAACGCAAAACCATAATTTAAAATTCAAAATTTTTAATTTTACGCTATAGTTTTACACTTTTCGCTTTTAGCTTTACACTCTGCAATGTATTTTTAGTTTTTAATTTTGCACTGTAGTTTTACGTTTTTCGCCTTTAGCTTTACACTCTGCAATGTATTTTTAGTACTCTTAAGATATGTATTCTCTCACATTCAAAGAATTCTTAAAGCTGTCGCGCCGGGGAAACGTTATTCCTATATATAAGGAAATAAACGCTGACCTTGATACGCCTGTTTCTGCCTATTTAAAGATTGCAAGCGGGGATTTTTCTTTTCTTCTTGAATCTGTAGAAGGCCAGGAGAAAATAGCGCGTTATTCTTTCTTGGGGGCCAACCCTGCGCTTGTCCTGCGGGCCTATGGCAAAAAGATCCAGATTATTGATAAGGGCAGGGCATCTTCTAAAAGATTTACCGCTTCTAAAGACCCCCTTGATGAAATACGCCAGATCATGCAAACTTTTAAGCCGGTGGCTATAAAAGAACTGCCGCGTTTTTCCGGGGGGATGGTCGGTTTCATGGGTTATGATATGGGCAGGTTCTTTGAGAATATACCGGATAAAAATCCTGATAAGTTAAATCTTCCCGACATGGTATTTATGCTTACCGATACCATTCTTATTTTTGACCACGTTCGGCATACGATTAAGATTGTGGCGAATGTGATTTTGCCGGACAAGAAAAATCCTAAAGCCAGGTTAACCAAGCTTTATAAGAATGCGCTTAATAACATTACGCAGATGCATAAGCGTTTGAATCAACCGCTTGCTGGCAAAGAAATGGAATTCTTGAATTGCGCAAAGAAAGTCAAAGTTTCTTCTAATTATAAAAAGAGCGAATTCCAGGATATGGTTAGAAAAGCCAAAAAATATATTCGCGCCGGAGATATTATTCAGGTGGCTTTATCTCAAAGGTTCAGCCTTGCCTTGTCCGGGCAGGCATTTGATGTCTACCGCAGGCTGCGCGGGATCAATCCTTCGCCGTATATGTTTTTTTTGAAATTAGATGATATTTCTTTGGTGGGCGCTTCTCCGGAACTTTTAGTGCGTTGCGAAGACGCAATTATACAGACCCGCCCCATTGCCGGGACAAGGCCAAGAGGCAAGAACGAAGAAGAAGACAAAAAGCTGGAAGAAGAATTGCTTAATGACGCCAAGGAAAAAGCCGAACATATTATGCTGGTAGATTTAGGAAGAAACGATCTGGGCCGTGTGGCAAAATCCGGCAAAGTCCAGGTCAGTCAGCTTATGAAGGTGGAGCGTTATTCGCATGTGATGCATATTGTTTCTGAAGTAAAGGCCTTGTTGGATGAGAAATTTGACGCCTATAGCGCCCTGCGGGCCTGTTTCCCCGCCGGGACAGTTTCCGGCAGCCCCAAGGTAAGAGCCATGGAAATTATTGATGAACTTGAAAACACCCGCCGCGGGCCCTATGCAGGCTGCGTGGGGTATTTTGGGTTTTCCCAGAATATGGATACCTGCATCACTATACGCACTATTGTAATTAAGCAAAGAACATGCTATATTCAGGCAGGCGCCGGGATCGTAGCGGATTCCCGGCCTGAAAAAGAGTATTATGAAACTGTAAATAAGGCTAAAGCTTTGATTGAAGCAATTAGTGTAGTCACTTGCCAGAGGCAAGTGTGAATCAGGCATAAACGCCAGAGGCCTGCCTGATTCAAAAAAAGGAGGAAAAAAGAAATGGCAGTTAATGTAAGGTTAAGAAGAATAGGAAAAAGGCCCAAGAACCGGGCGCATTTTAGAATTGGCGTTTATGACCAGAGAAGAGGCAGAGATGACCGGCCTATCGAAGAAATAGGTTTTTATAATCCCGGATCCGGGCAGATCAAGATTGATCTTGAGCGTTTAGGGTATTGGGTGAAAAACGGCGCTCAGCTTTCTAATACGGTCGCCAGCATTTTTAAAAAACAATCAAAAGCAGTTAAAGCATAGAAGCGCAAAACGCAAAGCGAAAAATTTAAAACTATAATTCAAAATTAAAAAGTTTTTAATTTTACGCTATAGTTTTACGCTTTTCGCTTTTAGTTTTACGCTAACGTTAAGGAGGATGTTAATATGCCTACAGGCGCCCAAGCAAGCCCATTGATGCAATTTATTCCGCTGGCTATGATTTTTGTTATTTTCTATTTTCTGATCATCAGGCCTCAGAAAAAAAGCCAGCAGGAACACAAGGCGATGATAGAAAACCTTTCCAGGAATGATGATGTGGTTACTTCTTCAGGCATCCATGGAACGATTGTAAACATCAAAGATAAGACAGTTATCTTAAGGATAGATGACAATACCAAGATTGAAATAGAGAAAAGCTGTATTGCTTCCTTAAAGAAACAGCCTGCTGCTGCGGCCAAATAAAATAAGAAAGGTAGAGAAAAGGTTATGGAAAGAAAGCTTCTTTTTAAGGCGTTTTTTGTGCTTTTGGTTATGGGATTATTCGCGTATTTTGCTTTTCCTTTGGATAAACGCATTAATTTAGGCCTTGACCTAAAAGGCGGGATGCATTTATTGTTAAAGGTGGACACTCAAAATCTTCCTGAAAAAGAAAAGCAGGATGCCTGTGACCGCGCCTTGGAAGTTATCCGTAACCGTATTGATGCTTTTGGCGTGCGCGAGCCGTCTATTCAGAAACAGGGATTAGATGAAATTGTGGTTCAGCTTCCCGGAGTTACCGATCGTGACCGTGCCTTGGAATTGCTTGGTAAGACCGCTTTATTGGAATTTAAAATCGTGGAAAATGACCCGGTAAAAGTAAAAGACGCTATTTCCGGCACTCCGGCCGCAGATGTTGAGGTAAAAACCCTGGAAGAGAGCAAGGAGCAGATTGTCCTTAAAAAAGATTCGGTTTTAACCGGAGGCGCTCTTACTAACGCCAGCGTTAGATTTGACCAGAGTTCTTTTAATGAGCCGTTGGTCGCCATAGAGTTTAATGCCGAGGGAGCAAAGAAATTCGCTGATATTACCAGTCAAAATATAGGAAAACGGCTGGCTATTGTTTTGGATGGCAAGGTGCAGTCGGCTCCTATGATCAAAGAGGCTATCCCTTCCGGACAAGCGGTAATTACCGGAAGATTTACCCCTGAAGAAGCCCAGGACCTGGCGATTATCTTAAGGGTCGGCGCCTTGCCGGCTCCGATGTATGTGGAAGAAGAAAGGACTATCGGCCCGTTATTAGGGCAGGATTCTATTAATGCCGGCATCAAGGCCAGTTTAATCGGCGGCGCGTGCATTTTACTTTTTATGCTTATCTATTATTTAATCGCTGGCGTAGTTGCTAATATCGCGCTTGCTTTGAATATGCTTATTATCTTAGGCGGCTTGGGGATGTTGCCAGTTTTATTCCCGGGGATCTCCGCGACTTTAACTTTGCCGGGTATTGCTGGTATTGCTTTATCTTTAGGCATGGCAGTTGACGCCAATGTTTTAATTAACGAGAGGATCCGCGAGGAACTCGCCGCAGGCAAGACCTTGCGCAATGCTATTTCTAATGGTTATTCGCGCGCCTTTAGCGCCATATTTGATTCTAACCTTACTACCCTTGTGGCGGCATTTTTGCTTTTTCAGTTTGGCACCGGGCCCATCAGAGGTTTTGCGGTAACCTTGACCATAGGTTTGATCGCCAGCATGTTTACCGCGATTTTTGTCAGCCGGGTTATTTTTGAAGTTTTGGTATCGTTAAAGATCATTAAGTCTCTTCCTATGCTGCAGTTTATCAAGGAAACCAAAATTGATTTTATCAGTAAAAGATTTATCTGTTATACCTTGTCAGCTCTTGTAATAGGGGCGGGGCTTTTCTATTTCTTTAAGAACGGCAAGGCAAGTTACGGCATAGATTTCTCCGGAGGCCAGGTACAGGAGTATAGTTTTAAGAATCATGTTCCGGTAGATAAAATAAGGGTTCTTTTAAAAGAATCCGGTTATCAGGATGTTTCTATTCAGCAATTTAAGGATAATCCCAGAGTAGTTTTAATTAAAACTACTTCTGAAAAAAGCGATATTATCGCTAATAAGCTTAAAGAACAATTTCCTCAAGAAGATGTGCAGATTATGCGCATAGAAAAAGTTGGCCCCATAGCCGGAAAGCATCTGCAAACTAAGGCCATACAGGCGGTCCTCTGGTCGTTTGTCGGGATCTTGGTCTATGTGGGATTAAGGTTTAGGCATTTTGATTTTGCTATTGCCGGAGTTTTAGCTTTGGTGCATGACGTATTGGTGGCTTTAGGTCTTATGGCTATGACTGGCAGGCAAATTGATCTGTTAAGCGTAACTGCCTTTTTAACTATCGCTGGTTATTCTATTAATGACACAATTGTTATTTACGACCGGGTGCGCGAGAATATGCGCTTGGGTAAACGTATGAGTTTATATGAAGTGATAAACTTAAGCGTTAACCAGACCTTGGCCAGGACTATCCTTACTTCAGGGGTTACCTTGTTTGTGGTCGCGGCTATTCTTTTCTACGGAGGAGAGGTTTTAAGTAATTTTGCTTTCGCGCTTTTTGTCGGGTTTATTAGCGGAGTCTATTCTACGGTTTATATAGCTTCGCCGTTGGTTTTATTCTTTAGCGGCAAAAAAGCCAAGTAAGTTTTAATGAAAATAATAACAGAAACATTATCTTTGGGGCAACTCAAGCAAATAGCCGAAGCTGGTTTTGGCAATTTGGTAAAGGCCGTCGTGGACATCCAGAGAGAATTGGTTGCGCTTGATGCTGAGCTGCATTCAGATTTAGAGGCGCTGCTTTTAGAAGACGGCTCAAAACAAAAGGACCTCTGGGGCATCAATCTATACCCTGAAATGCGGGGCGATGATTTTATTGAATTTGATTCAATGATCAACATGCGCCCTTCGCAGGGCAATAGAAGCCGCACTGTAGACGATAAGGCAATCCGCGAGAAGATCAGGGAAATAGTTTTAAGAAGGGTTAACTGATGCATTATCAGCATAAAAATCTTGCCGCCGGGAATTGGAGTAAACTATCATTTTTAGAGCAGATGGCCAATATTGGCAGCGAAGTAGAGCGCGCGCTTAATTGGCGGATAAAGAGAAATGCCGATTACTCCAAGAAAGCTTCTGAACGAGCCTTAGAATTAATAGATTTGACCTTAGATACTGATAAGAATTATGCTCACTTGAAAGAACTTGCCCGCACCAGAGAAGCGATTGTTGATTATTTCTTTGGGGCAAACGAGTTTTTATCGTCTGAAAGCTCTTGGCGCAATTACTTCCTGCCTTTTTTGTATGCATCGGGCAGAAATCACTAACCGCGCGTTATCTTTAAGTCTTAGGGAAGATATATTAGCTTGTGTTTAAATCTTTAAAACTTTACAAAGAAGCAGGAATTTCTCTTGACCAGGCTTGCCAGAAATTGGTTGAACTTGGTTATGCCCGTCAGGAAAGAGTATCCGAAGAAGGCGATTTTTCCCGCCGCGGCGGGATCCTGGATATCTTTGCTTTTTCTTTTGAGCTTCCTATCCGCATTGAATTCCAAGACGAGAAGATCCTTTTTATCCGCACCTTTAATCCTGTTTCCGGGGATTATTTGTGGGAACATACCATGGTTATTGTTCTTGCCTTTAGCCGCGCGCAAACCTTTAAGTCGCTTCCTTTGTACGAAGAATTTCCTCTTGATAATTTTGTAGATTTAAAGATCGGCGATTATGTAGTGCACAACAAGCAGGGGGTGGGCAGATTTTTAGGGATCCAGAAAATAAAAGTTAAAGACAAAACAAGCGACCATCTGGTTGTTGAATACGACCGGCAGGAAAAATTATTAGTTCCTGTGGCCGAAATGAACCTGGTGCATAAATACCTGGCCTTTGAAGCTAAAAGGCCTAAGCTGTGCCGTTTAGGCTCTAAAAACTGGCTGGCGACTAAACAAAGGGTGCAAAAGGGGGTGCAGAAGTTAGCCTGGGAGCTTATTTCTCTTCAGGCAATGCGGCTTTCTTTGGCAGGATTTTCCTTCGCTGTTGATGATGATTGGCAGAAGAAATTTGATGATGGCTTTATTTATGAAGAAACTGCTGATCAGATAAAGGCGGTAGAGGAAGTCAAGCGCGATATGCAGAAAGCTCTGCCCATGGACAGGCTTTTGTGCGGAGATGTGGGATATGGAAAGACTGAAGTTGCTATGCGCGCCAGCTTCACGGCGGTAACGAACAGCAAGCAGGTTGCTATTTTAGCCCCTACGACAATCTTAGCGCAGCAGCATTATCAGAATTTTCTTTTTCGCTTTCAGGGTTTTCCGGTTGTTATCGCCTGCCTGTCTCGTTTTTCTTCAGCATCCCAGCAGAAGAAAATAGTCCAAAGAATAGCCTCTGGGCAGGTGGATATAGTTATCGGCACGCACCGGCTTTTATCAAAGGATGTTTGTTTTAAGGATTTAGGATTAGTGATCATCGATGAAGAACAGCGTTTTGGAGTGCGCGCCAAAGAAAAGATGAAATCATTCCGGCTTATCGCGGATGTCTTGACCTTAACCGCTACTCCTATCCCGCGCACCCTTTATATGGGCTTAATGGGGGCAAGGGATCTTTCTGTGATTAATACCCCGCCTGAAAATCGTTTACCTATCCGAAGCGTTGTGGTAGAATATGACGAAGACCTGATCCGTCAGGCGGTTGTAAAAGAGGCGGCCCGCAGAGGACAGGTGTTTTTCTTGCATAACCGGGTTGAGGATATAGAAAAGGTTAAAGAAAAACTTGCGCGTATTTTGCCGGATAATATCAGAATTGCCACGGGGCACGGACAAATGCCGGCTCTGTTTCTAGAAAAGGTGATGTCTGATTTCTTAAGGGGCAAGATTGATGTTTTAGTCTGTACGATGATCATTCAATCCGGCATCGATATCCCGAATGCCAATACCCTTATTGTGAATAACGCGCATAGGTTTGGCTTGGCAGATTTACATCAGCTGCGCGGGCGGGTAGGCAGGCTTGACAGGCCCGCCTTTGCCTATTTTTTTATTCCTAAGAATGCGGCTATGGATTCACAGGCCCAAAGAAGGCTTGCGGCCATTCAGGATTATTCTGGCTTGGGCTCGGGTTTTAAGATCGCCATGGAGGATTTGCAATTAAGAGGAGCGGGCAATATATTAGGAGACAGGCAGCATGGGTTTATATCGGCAGTGGGTTTTGATTTATACTGCCGGCTTTTAAGAGAGACAATCGGGAATCTAAAAAAGACAGGGTTATATAAGGATGAATATGAGAAACTTAATTAAATTCTGTATAGGGGTGTTTTTATTTTTGCTGTCAGCATTTTATCCCTGCTTTTTATGCGCCCAGCAGTATAAGATCGTGGCGGTAGTCAACCACGATGCTATCACTCAAAAAGACTTGAATGATTTTGTTAATTTCCTGCGCCTGCAATTATCCGAACAATTAAGCGGCAGACAGCTTGAGGAAAAAATCCAGGAAATGAAAAAAGATCTATTGGACAGGCTCATTGAAGATAAGCTTATCTTGCAGGAAGCCAAGCATATGGGGATTAAGCCCGATGAATCCAGGGTTAAGGATAAGATAGCGCAGATCAAGAAAAAGTATCCTTCGGATAAAGACTTTCAGGAGGCCCTGATCAAACAGGGGCTTGCGCAGGAGGACTTAGAGAATAAGATCCGTGATCAGTATTTAAGTTATATGGCGGTTGAGACAAATATTAAGAATAAAATCCGCATTAACCCGGCGGATGTAACTGATTTCTATCAAAAGAATAAGGATCAATTTATTATCCCTGAAACAAGGCAGATTCAGTCTTTGGCTGTTTCTGATTCAGGCAAGGTTCAGGAAATCTTGTCTCAGGCGAAAGAGGGGGCGTCTTTTAAAGACCTGTCATCCAAGTATGCTATTACTGCCGACAGGATGTCTGTTGGCGGTAAAGGAAAATTATCCGAAGAAATAGAAAAGGTGATATTTGATTTAAAAGAAAATGAAATCTCCAAGCCGGTCTGGCTTGCCGGGACTTATTATATTTTCAAGCTTGACAAAATAATCCCTTCCCAGAAAGAGGATTTTGAAGCCGTAAAAGGCGCCATCTACGATTATCTTTTTAACCTGAAGATGGAAGAGGGCATGTCTTCATGGCTTGCCGATATGAAAAA
It includes:
- the hisF gene encoding imidazole glycerol phosphate synthase subunit HisF, producing MLTKRIIPCLDIKDGRVVKGVRFLGLRDAGDPVEVAQAYDKQGADELVFLDITASFENRKTLVSLVEKIAQNIYMPFTVGGGIRSIEDIRDLLNAGADKVSINTAAVKFPDLVSDSARRFGSQCIVVAIDAKSEVRSQKSEVRKWEVYINGGRTPTGIDAVEWAKKVEEAGAGEILLTSMDYDGTKDGYDLKLTKAVTGAVNIPLIASGGAGTCEHISDVFLKAGADAALAASVFHYQELTVKQVKQYLRTKGVAVR
- the trpE gene encoding anthranilate synthase component I — translated: MYSLTFKEFLKLSRRGNVIPIYKEINADLDTPVSAYLKIASGDFSFLLESVEGQEKIARYSFLGANPALVLRAYGKKIQIIDKGRASSKRFTASKDPLDEIRQIMQTFKPVAIKELPRFSGGMVGFMGYDMGRFFENIPDKNPDKLNLPDMVFMLTDTILIFDHVRHTIKIVANVILPDKKNPKARLTKLYKNALNNITQMHKRLNQPLAGKEMEFLNCAKKVKVSSNYKKSEFQDMVRKAKKYIRAGDIIQVALSQRFSLALSGQAFDVYRRLRGINPSPYMFFLKLDDISLVGASPELLVRCEDAIIQTRPIAGTRPRGKNEEEDKKLEEELLNDAKEKAEHIMLVDLGRNDLGRVAKSGKVQVSQLMKVERYSHVMHIVSEVKALLDEKFDAYSALRACFPAGTVSGSPKVRAMEIIDELENTRRGPYAGCVGYFGFSQNMDTCITIRTIVIKQRTCYIQAGAGIVADSRPEKEYYETVNKAKALIEAISVVTCQRQV
- the secD gene encoding protein translocase subunit SecD; its protein translation is MERKLLFKAFFVLLVMGLFAYFAFPLDKRINLGLDLKGGMHLLLKVDTQNLPEKEKQDACDRALEVIRNRIDAFGVREPSIQKQGLDEIVVQLPGVTDRDRALELLGKTALLEFKIVENDPVKVKDAISGTPAADVEVKTLEESKEQIVLKKDSVLTGGALTNASVRFDQSSFNEPLVAIEFNAEGAKKFADITSQNIGKRLAIVLDGKVQSAPMIKEAIPSGQAVITGRFTPEEAQDLAIILRVGALPAPMYVEEERTIGPLLGQDSINAGIKASLIGGACILLFMLIYYLIAGVVANIALALNMLIILGGLGMLPVLFPGISATLTLPGIAGIALSLGMAVDANVLINERIREELAAGKTLRNAISNGYSRAFSAIFDSNLTTLVAAFLLFQFGTGPIRGFAVTLTIGLIASMFTAIFVSRVIFEVLVSLKIIKSLPMLQFIKETKIDFISKRFICYTLSALVIGAGLFYFFKNGKASYGIDFSGGQVQEYSFKNHVPVDKIRVLLKESGYQDVSIQQFKDNPRVVLIKTTSEKSDIIANKLKEQFPQEDVQIMRIEKVGPIAGKHLQTKAIQAVLWSFVGILVYVGLRFRHFDFAIAGVLALVHDVLVALGLMAMTGRQIDLLSVTAFLTIAGYSINDTIVIYDRVRENMRLGKRMSLYEVINLSVNQTLARTILTSGVTLFVVAAILFYGGEVLSNFAFALFVGFISGVYSTVYIASPLVLFFSGKKAK
- a CDS encoding peptidoglycan-binding protein, producing the protein MRKVLGLGLALVGVLALSGCSTVCRKQVNQINELKSQVSSLKSEIQYKDDQITQLRYSVSQAPSEKFVASQAAVSMGAAIPEVKSRPKAKQIQAALKNAGYYNGPVDGKIGKRTRKAIRNFQKDNGLQVDGKVGKDTWAKLKNAPEKKVSEQKVK
- a CDS encoding peptidyl-prolyl cis-trans isomerase; protein product: MRNLIKFCIGVFLFLLSAFYPCFLCAQQYKIVAVVNHDAITQKDLNDFVNFLRLQLSEQLSGRQLEEKIQEMKKDLLDRLIEDKLILQEAKHMGIKPDESRVKDKIAQIKKKYPSDKDFQEALIKQGLAQEDLENKIRDQYLSYMAVETNIKNKIRINPADVTDFYQKNKDQFIIPETRQIQSLAVSDSGKVQEILSQAKEGASFKDLSSKYAITADRMSVGGKGKLSEEIEKVIFDLKENEISKPVWLAGTYYIFKLDKIIPSQKEDFEAVKGAIYDYLFNLKMEEGMSSWLADMKKNSYISIVND
- the yajC gene encoding preprotein translocase subunit YajC, which encodes MPTGAQASPLMQFIPLAMIFVIFYFLIIRPQKKSQQEHKAMIENLSRNDDVVTSSGIHGTIVNIKDKTVILRIDDNTKIEIEKSCIASLKKQPAAAAK
- a CDS encoding DEAD/DEAH box helicase; this translates as MFKSLKLYKEAGISLDQACQKLVELGYARQERVSEEGDFSRRGGILDIFAFSFELPIRIEFQDEKILFIRTFNPVSGDYLWEHTMVIVLAFSRAQTFKSLPLYEEFPLDNFVDLKIGDYVVHNKQGVGRFLGIQKIKVKDKTSDHLVVEYDRQEKLLVPVAEMNLVHKYLAFEAKRPKLCRLGSKNWLATKQRVQKGVQKLAWELISLQAMRLSLAGFSFAVDDDWQKKFDDGFIYEETADQIKAVEEVKRDMQKALPMDRLLCGDVGYGKTEVAMRASFTAVTNSKQVAILAPTTILAQQHYQNFLFRFQGFPVVIACLSRFSSASQQKKIVQRIASGQVDIVIGTHRLLSKDVCFKDLGLVIIDEEQRFGVRAKEKMKSFRLIADVLTLTATPIPRTLYMGLMGARDLSVINTPPENRLPIRSVVVEYDEDLIRQAVVKEAARRGQVFFLHNRVEDIEKVKEKLARILPDNIRIATGHGQMPALFLEKVMSDFLRGKIDVLVCTMIIQSGIDIPNANTLIVNNAHRFGLADLHQLRGRVGRLDRPAFAYFFIPKNAAMDSQAQRRLAAIQDYSGLGSGFKIAMEDLQLRGAGNILGDRQHGFISAVGFDLYCRLLRETIGNLKKTGLYKDEYEKLN
- the hisI gene encoding phosphoribosyl-AMP cyclohydrolase; amino-acid sequence: MNKKLYLKDLKFDDKGLIPAIVQDYKTNEVLMVAYMNLESVKRTLKSGKTCFWSRSRKEYWVKGMTSGHFQFVKSVWYDCDMDALLVKVRQVGAACHTGNRSCFYRRIK
- the rpsP gene encoding 30S ribosomal protein S16, which produces MAVNVRLRRIGKRPKNRAHFRIGVYDQRRGRDDRPIEEIGFYNPGSGQIKIDLERLGYWVKNGAQLSNTVASIFKKQSKAVKA
- a CDS encoding DUF5674 family protein codes for the protein MKIITETLSLGQLKQIAEAGFGNLVKAVVDIQRELVALDAELHSDLEALLLEDGSKQKDLWGINLYPEMRGDDFIEFDSMINMRPSQGNRSRTVDDKAIREKIREIVLRRVN